A genomic segment from Aquila chrysaetos chrysaetos chromosome 11, bAquChr1.4, whole genome shotgun sequence encodes:
- the CTBP2 gene encoding C-terminal-binding protein 2 isoform X3 has translation MALVDKHKVKRQRLDRICEGIRPQIMNGPMHPRPLVALLDGRDCTVEMPILKDLATVAFCDAQSTQEIHEKVLNEAVGAMMYHTITLTREDLEKFKALRVIVRIGSGYDNIDIKAAGELGIAVCNIPSAAVEETADSTVCHVLNLYRRNTWLYQALREGTRVQSVEQIREVASGAARIRGETLGLIGFGRTAQAVAVRAKAFGFNVIFYDPYLQDGIERSLGVQRVYTLQDLLYQSDCVSLHCNLNEHNHHLINDFTIKQMRQGAFLVNTARGGLVDEKALTQALKEGRIRGAALDVHESEPFSFAQGPLKDAPNLICTPHTAWYSEQASLEMREAAATEIRRAITGRIPESLRNCVNKEFFVTTAPWSVIDQQAIHPELNGATYRYPPGMVSVAPGGIPAAMEGIIPGGIPVTHNLPTVAHPSQAPSPNQPTKHGDNREHPNEQ, from the exons GTATTCGCCCTCAAATCATGAACGGCCCCATGCACCCGCGGCCCCTCGTGGCACTGCTGGACGGGAGGGACTGTACGGTGGAGATGCCCATTTTGAAGGACTTGGCGACGGTTGCATTCTGTGACGCACAATCAACTCAGGAGATTCACGAGAAG GTATTAAATGAAGCTGTTGGGGCGATGATGTACCACACCATCACGTTGACTCGAGAAGATCTAGAGAAGTTCAAGGCCTTACGGGTCATTGTTCGAATAGGCAGTGGCTACGACAACATTGACATCAAAGCCGCGGGGGAGCTTG GGATCGCCGTCTGCAACATCCCCTCGGCCGCCGTGGAGGAGACGGCCGACTCCACCGTCTGCCACGTCCTCAACCTCTACCGACGAAACACGTGGCTTTACCAGGCGCTGCGGGAAGGCACGCGGGTGCAGAGCGTGGAGCAGATCCGGGAGGTGGCCTCCGGTGCCGCCCGCATCAGGGGGGAAACGCTCGGCCTCATCGGCTTCG GTCGCACTGCGCAGGCAGTCGCGGTCCGAGCCAAAGCGTTCGGCTTCAACGTGATATTTTATGACCCGTACCTGCAGGACGGGATAGAGAGATCCCTGGGCGTCCAGCGGGTCTACACGCTCCAGGACCTGCTCTATCAGAGCGATTGTGTCTCGTTGCACTGTAACCTTAACGAACATAACCACCACCTTATCAACGACTTCACGATTAAGCAG ATGAGGCAGGGAGCGTTCCTGGTGAACACGGCGCGCGGGGGGCTGGTGGACGAGAAGGCCTTAACTCAAGCCCTGAAGGAAGGACGGATACGAGGGGCTGCGCTTGACGTGCACGAGTCTGAACCGTTTAG ttttgctCAAGGCCCGTTGAAAGATGCTCCTAATTTAATTTGTACTCCCCACACCGCTTGGTACAGCGAGCAGGCGTCACTAGAGATGAGAGAAGCTGCTGCTACTGAAATACGGCGTGCGATCACAG GGCGCATCCCAGAAAGCCTAAGAAACTGCGTGAATAAGGAATTCTTTGTCACAACAGCTCCGTGGTCAGTAATAGATCAGCAAGCAATTCATCCAGAGCTCAATGGTGCCACGTACAG GTATCCCCCTGGGATGGTCAGTGTCGCACCAGGAGGAATACCGGCAGCTATGGAGGGCATCATTCCCGGAGGCATCCCTGTTACTCACAATCTTCCCACAGTGGCACATCCTTCCCAAGCTCCGTCTCCTAACCAGCCCACAAAACACGGGGACAACAGGGAACATCCCAACGAGCAATag
- the CTBP2 gene encoding C-terminal-binding protein 2 isoform X4, with amino-acid sequence MWRQHFPGIRPQIMNGPMHPRPLVALLDGRDCTVEMPILKDLATVAFCDAQSTQEIHEKVLNEAVGAMMYHTITLTREDLEKFKALRVIVRIGSGYDNIDIKAAGELGIAVCNIPSAAVEETADSTVCHVLNLYRRNTWLYQALREGTRVQSVEQIREVASGAARIRGETLGLIGFGRTAQAVAVRAKAFGFNVIFYDPYLQDGIERSLGVQRVYTLQDLLYQSDCVSLHCNLNEHNHHLINDFTIKQMRQGAFLVNTARGGLVDEKALTQALKEGRIRGAALDVHESEPFSFAQGPLKDAPNLICTPHTAWYSEQASLEMREAAATEIRRAITGRIPESLRNCVNKEFFVTTAPWSVIDQQAIHPELNGATYRYPPGMVSVAPGGIPAAMEGIIPGGIPVTHNLPTVAHPSQAPSPNQPTKHGDNREHPNEQ; translated from the exons GTATTCGCCCTCAAATCATGAACGGCCCCATGCACCCGCGGCCCCTCGTGGCACTGCTGGACGGGAGGGACTGTACGGTGGAGATGCCCATTTTGAAGGACTTGGCGACGGTTGCATTCTGTGACGCACAATCAACTCAGGAGATTCACGAGAAG GTATTAAATGAAGCTGTTGGGGCGATGATGTACCACACCATCACGTTGACTCGAGAAGATCTAGAGAAGTTCAAGGCCTTACGGGTCATTGTTCGAATAGGCAGTGGCTACGACAACATTGACATCAAAGCCGCGGGGGAGCTTG GGATCGCCGTCTGCAACATCCCCTCGGCCGCCGTGGAGGAGACGGCCGACTCCACCGTCTGCCACGTCCTCAACCTCTACCGACGAAACACGTGGCTTTACCAGGCGCTGCGGGAAGGCACGCGGGTGCAGAGCGTGGAGCAGATCCGGGAGGTGGCCTCCGGTGCCGCCCGCATCAGGGGGGAAACGCTCGGCCTCATCGGCTTCG GTCGCACTGCGCAGGCAGTCGCGGTCCGAGCCAAAGCGTTCGGCTTCAACGTGATATTTTATGACCCGTACCTGCAGGACGGGATAGAGAGATCCCTGGGCGTCCAGCGGGTCTACACGCTCCAGGACCTGCTCTATCAGAGCGATTGTGTCTCGTTGCACTGTAACCTTAACGAACATAACCACCACCTTATCAACGACTTCACGATTAAGCAG ATGAGGCAGGGAGCGTTCCTGGTGAACACGGCGCGCGGGGGGCTGGTGGACGAGAAGGCCTTAACTCAAGCCCTGAAGGAAGGACGGATACGAGGGGCTGCGCTTGACGTGCACGAGTCTGAACCGTTTAG ttttgctCAAGGCCCGTTGAAAGATGCTCCTAATTTAATTTGTACTCCCCACACCGCTTGGTACAGCGAGCAGGCGTCACTAGAGATGAGAGAAGCTGCTGCTACTGAAATACGGCGTGCGATCACAG GGCGCATCCCAGAAAGCCTAAGAAACTGCGTGAATAAGGAATTCTTTGTCACAACAGCTCCGTGGTCAGTAATAGATCAGCAAGCAATTCATCCAGAGCTCAATGGTGCCACGTACAG GTATCCCCCTGGGATGGTCAGTGTCGCACCAGGAGGAATACCGGCAGCTATGGAGGGCATCATTCCCGGAGGCATCCCTGTTACTCACAATCTTCCCACAGTGGCACATCCTTCCCAAGCTCCGTCTCCTAACCAGCCCACAAAACACGGGGACAACAGGGAACATCCCAACGAGCAATag